In Heyndrickxia vini, the sequence AGCAGTGACGATTGGCCATGATATTTCCGCAGTTTTCAACCACAGCTTTCCTTCTGATACAGTAAAGGCAATAGAAATTGCAGATTTAAGTGACACATCGTTTCGATTCGGCTGGCTAAAAAAACACGATAATAAACTATCTAATGAGGCTAAACACTATATTGAAGAGGTTAACAAAATGTTGTGGAGGCAGCAATAGAGGAAAACACGAGGAGATTTCTCTTATGGCTTCAAATAGGTAGAACCCACTCGCCTGGTAAAAGTGCTTTAATGCAAATCCTTCATCACAATTTGCATGGAGTTATAGTAAAATAACAGGTAGTACTAACTTTTTTTACCACTATTATCTTAAAAGACGAAAGAGGGAGTTCACCTTGCCGGATTGGTCATATCAAACGATATTCAAGCCTCTTCTACAAAAGCTTCCACCTTCCTTTAGTCGAGAGTGTATTCACCGTGGAATGAGCATAGTATCATCCACATTAATTGGGGAAGCATTTATAGAATTTCTTGGCCACATGGCACCTTCTAAAAAACTAGAGAAGCATGTATTTGGGGTACAGTTTCCATCTTCAGTTGGATTAAGTGGCAAAATTGATCCGAAATTATCCGGACTAAAAGCTTTTCAAAATCTCGGTTTTGGTTTTATGGAAATTGGCCCAGTTTCAATTCTGGGTTCATCAGAGAAAGAAGCACTACAGATTGATCAAAAAAAGGAACAAATTTCGGGATATAGCGAAAGGATACCGCTATCAAAAGTCAAAGAGAAACTCGCCTCTTTGAAAAAAAAGAAAGTACCATTTTTTATAAGGGTAGAGGGAACGCTCCAAGAATCAAAGCAGATTTGTGAAGAGCTCGATCCTTTTAGTGATGGATTCATTATAAACAGTCATACTTTTCATTCGGTTAATGAATACATTTTTTTACGTGAGCAAATAAATAAACCTATTTTATTAGCTTATTCAGCCGAAAGTTTTACTGACAGTAATAACCTAGAAAACTACCATCCAGATGGAATATTACTTGAAGAAAGCCATTCACTTGATAGGCTACAGCATGCACTTATTGCTATAAAGAAAGTACATAAGGACATACCAATTATCACTTCGGGTGGAGTAAGAGAACCAGCAGATGCTATCAGATTACTAGATAGTGGAGCTTCCCTTATTTTGCTGGGATTTGAATACGTGTTTACCGGACCCGGTCTCCCTAAGAGAATTAATGAAGCTTGCGACAATAGATTTCCGAAGGAACCTGTGAAGGTTGAAGGATGGATTTGGTATTGGTTGTTTGGTTTGGCGATTACAGTAGCCGGTTTTATCGCTCTGTTTTTTAGTATGACGAGGATTATTCTTCCATATGATGAATCTTTTTTAGACATCTTTAGAAATGATATTTTACGTTTCAATCCCGCCATTTTATACTTTATGGCACATGACCGGATGACACTTTCAGGAACGATGATTTCAGGTGGATTTATTTACATGCAGCTTGCAAGGCATGGAATCAGATATGGCGTTCATTGGGCAAGAAAAGCGGTAAATATAGCAGGGCTGGTTGGTTTTCTTGGTATCTTCTTATTTATCGGTTACGGTTATTTCGATTGGCTTCATGGATTGTTTTGGCTTATATTATTACCTTTATTTATTATTGGATATGTAAAATCTAGAAATGCAACAGAAGCATCATCTAGTACTAACCTTTTCAATCATCAATACTGGAAGTTGAGTTTAATCGGGCAACTATCTTTTGTCCTATTAGGCGCTTCATTAGCTCTTGGAGGTGTTGTCATTTCTTTCATTGGTGCATCAAGTGTCTTTGTACCAACGGATCTTACCTACTTATGTCTATCTCCAGAAGCGCTGAATGAATTTAATGACCGCTTAATCCCTGTTATTGCGCATGACCGGGCCGGATTTGGAAGTGCCCTACTAAGTGTAGGTTTACTCGTAATGATGCTTGCCTTATGGGGAATTCGCGAGGGAGAAAGATGGGTTTGGTGGAGTTTCACAATTGGTGCCATTCCAGCTTTTTCAGCGGGAATTGTCACTCATTTTATTATCGCATATACTGATTTTGTTCACTTATTACCTGCCTATTTTGCAGTATTTCTATACTTAGTAGGTGTCGTTTGTACAGCACCATTTTTATTAAAAAGAAATTGAGAAAGCGCAAGGTCGTTCTCTTCCTTCGTTAAAGAGGAAGAGCTCCCACTTGCGCTTTAAATCATAGAATTTTAATCTCACACTAATAAAAACGCATCATTTCAAGATTACCTTCCGCCTCAAATACTCGTGCTTTAATCAGAAGCTTTAGTTGATATTCGAACGTACATTGTTTTTTTCTAAGCGTAAATTTTCACCCTTTTTCCGGGACACTGAATGTGCAAGGGCATCCGGAAGGACCATCAATGCCGGTACAAAAATAGGAAGTAATATAAAGCAAAGTACAATTAAGCCTGTAATAACTGCTATGGCTAATTCAGATAAGAGTACCATTCCCGAAGGCATAAGTGTAGCAAAGGTTCCACCAAGTATGATAACTGCTGATATAATTACTCCGCCAATCTGCTTAGACGCTAACACAATTGCCTCTTTAGTCGTCATATGAGGGTATTCCTTAAAGCGCATCATTAAGAATATGCTATAGTCTACTCCTAAAGCTACAATGATAATAAAGGAGAAGAATGGGACAAAGGAAGAAAGACCTTCATACCCCTGCAAATCTATGAAAATATAGTTTGTAATGAACATAGCCGCATAGTATGCTCCAACAAGTGATGCTGTAATGAAAACCGGTGTCCAGAAAGATCGTATAACAACGAACAATACAATTAATACGCCTATTATGACGATGATTGTTGTCTTATTTAAATCTCTTGACAATACATCATTCATATCTTTAGTTGTGGCACTTGATCCAGATGTGCCACTTTTGGCACCAGAAAGCAGTGTGCCTTTTAGTCCATCGGAAACCGTCGTATTAATTTTCTCAATCGTATTTAAAGCTTCAGTAGAATATGGATCATCGTTAAGTATCACGATCATTTTCGTGATTTTTCGATCTTTCGTCATGAAAGCATCTAATGATTTTTTGAAATCCTTATTCGTCAAAGCTTCCTTTGGAATAAAGAATGTTTTATTCGAATTAAGTTGAGTTAAATAACCATTCGTTTGTCCAAGACCGTTAGAGATTTCTTTTAACCCATCATTTACATCTGTTAAATTTTCCCCAAAGACGTTGAACCCATTGAGTCCATCTACAAGCTGCTGTTGACCCGTTTTCATCTGCCCAAGCCCATCATTTACCGTATTCATATTTGTTGCGATTGTACCGATTCCTGATGATGCCTTTCCAAGTCCATCTTTCAGTTTTTTCAACCCATCTGACATTTGAGATAAGCCACTGCTCATACTAGCAAGATTTTTATTTGCTGTAGCAAAACCGGCAGTTACTGTATTGTAATTATCGTTTAATGCTTTTATGCTTTTAGGTGTAATTGGACTTAAAGACGAGGATAACTGGTCGATTGTTTGCTTTAATCCTTGGTAATTAGCATCACTCTGCACATTCGGATAACTTTTTCCTAATGCAGTCACCATTGATTGCATTTGCGAAAGTGCACCTTTCACACCAAGAAGTGCCTGTGCTGCTTCTTGATAGTGGGTACCCATCTCCTTATAACCGGCTTGCATCTTTCTATAATTTTCAGCTAACACATCTACTCCACTGCTCATTTTTGAAAGATTCGATTCTATCGTAGCTAAACCGCCTGCTATCGTTTGCGGATTACTTGATCCATCATCAATACCAGCTTGGATTTGTTTCAGTCCTTTGGTTAGAGCACTCACTCCATCCTGGAGCTTAGCCGTCCCATCAACCATTTGGTTTACTTTAGAAAAGTCTGCTGATCCGAGCTTTTCTTGCGCTTCCTTCAATCCATCATGTATTTGATCCACACCGTCTTGAGTTTGTGATACGCCGTCTGTAACAGACTCCATTTGTCTATCAACGTAAAAATCGTCAATTATCTCCCCTTGAGGCTGTGTGACCGAAGAAACCTGTTTCACTCCTTTAAGACCTTTGAGTCTTTCTGTTACATTATCTATAACTGCAAGCGACTCATTATTATCAAGCGCTTTGTCATTTTCAATAACGACTGTTGCAGGCATGGACTGTCCTTTTCCAAAATGATCGGAAATCAAATTAATTGCTTTGGAAGAAGGATATTTATTTCCAAGTTCCCCAACGGTATCAAAGTTTAGCTTTTCTTGATGAAAATATACCATTGGCCCTATGATTAGTAAGATAATAATTGTGATTATTATCGGATGCTTAGTAGCTAACGAGGATGTTTTTCCCCAGAATTTGTTTTCTTTGTGACCACCAACATTTTTGGAAGGCCAGAAAAGCTTATTGCCTAACACTTTCATAATGAAAGGGGTTAATGTCAAAATTTCAAGTAATAGGATGGTTACACCAATAACTACAACAACACCGGATTTATAAATTGGCGATTCGGAAAAAACAAGCGCAAGGAAAGCAATAAATACAGTGAGTATACTATATGCAATTGTTTTTCCTGCCGTTTTATACGTATTAATAATCGAGTCATCTACCGAATGTCCATGTGATAATTCTTCCTTAAATCGATTAAAAAGCAGGATATTGTAATCCGTACCTACACCAAAGAGAATAAGGACTAAAAGCATTTGGGTAAGGCTTGTTATCGGGAAATTTGCCTTATCAATTAATTGGGCCGCGATTCCCATGGAAACAAGATAGGAAAAGGCAACAGCTACTAAGGATATTAAAGGAGTAACAACTGACCTAAAGGCAATGATCAGCACTACTAGAATAAAGATGACTGTTAATGCAGCACTCTTCTCCACACCTGCTTGAGATGCTTTTAGATAATCATTATTAATAAAATCTTCACCGCTAAGATAATATTCAACAGGTACATCCTTAAGTTTGCTATTAAACTGTTTTTGTATATCGTCTATTTCTCTATCTTTTTTATCAAGTTTGTAGCTTACCATTAAGGTCGTACCATCTTTAGAAACTAAAGTGCTTTTTGCATCAGGCATACTGAAAGGATCAATCATGTCGGTAATCCCAAGCTCTTGACGACTATCATTAAGTGACTTTACTGCATCACCAATTTTTTTCATTTCATCATTTGAAATTTTATTTTTATCGTAAAAAACGATAAGGTTATTGGTCCCCTTCGTAGTATCCATTTTTTTCAGGATATTATCTGCTATCACTGAAGGACTATTAGCACTTGTTCCTTCCTGCCCTTTTTGCCGCAATATTGCATTGATATCTGGCTGAATGATTGTTAGCAATATAGTTGCAATCAGCCATATTGCAATTATGGCCCAACGGCCCTTAATAATTTTGCTCACTTTGTATCCTCCGATTTCATTTTATATAGTATCTCCCATGTTTGGCTTTTCCAAGAACAACACATCAAAGAAATCATAGTTATCCATTCCATCTGCCTTCATTTTTTCCTTAACAGCTGAAACTAACAATCCCATTCCCTTTTCCACAATCTCCTGTTCATCCGGGCTCAAAAGACTTAGTGCACCGATTAATGACATATTTGCAATTTCAGAGATGCTTCCGTTAATGCCTTCCGCAAGTTCAGGTGACAAGGAAATATCCACTAAACGTTTATCCTTTGCATTAGGTGTTTTCACGAGAAACCCTTTTGAAGTAAGTCTTTCAACAATATCTGAAACCGTACTTTGTGTCATTTTAAGATTTTGAGAGAGTTGTTTAATGCTTACAGTATTATGGGCAAACACATCGCCAATAACTCTTACTTGAGGAATGGTCACGCCATGCTCCTCCGCCGTTTTCTGAAGACTTTTCATCAGATAGCGATGTAAAAAATCAATTGATTCACGAATAAAATCTGCTTTATCCATTTTATTTATCCTCCCTTCAAAAAACATCGTATGCGATACATCGGATACGATTAATTATTATGGATACATGGTACTTTTGTCAATGTGGAAATGAGTTTTTATTTTTAGTGATCTCCTTCTATTTCATTCTGAAAAAATAATGGGATTTTTAACCCTTTATAACGTAAAATGAACATGTAGGGAATCAATTTTGAAAAGGGGCGTTCCAAATGATTATCGTAACAACAGAGAAAATTGCTAATCATAAAGTTACCGAAGTGAAGGGTCCAGTATTTGGGTTAACTGTTCGAGCAAGGGGTATCGGGAAAGATATCGTTGCTTCGTTGAAAGGTCTTGTAGGCGGAGAAATTAATCAGTATACGGAAATGTTGGAGGATGCCAGAAAGCAAGCGATCGATCGCATGGTGGAAAACGCCAGAGCAATGGGCGCGAACGCGATCATTATGATGCGCTTTGACTCTGGTGAAATCGGCCAAAATATGAGTGAAATCGTTGCGTATGGAACAGCCGTTATTGTAGAAGAAGAATAAGTCGATGGAATGGGTTTTCGGCTTTTACGGTATTCAATTCATTGTTCTCCTTATTTTAATTTTCGGCTCTTGGTTCATTTGGGATCGTCGCTTCAAAACAAAGCACGGTCAACAAGTACCTAAAGGATTCGTCCGAACAAATGAGGTTTCAATCGACCCAACCACAAAGAAAAGATTAGTCGTTTATTTTAATCCAGAAACTGGGGAACGATTTTATAAAGAAGAATAAAGATCTAAAAGGCTGCCGGAAGTTGGCAGCCTGAACAGAACTACTTGTTATTTTTCATTATCTGAATCAGCGATTTTTTCATCAATAGTTACTTTTTCTTCTTTCCACCAAATTGCCTCTTGTGGATTCTCTAAAATATCTGCAATTTCATGTTTCTCTTCTACTGCCGGAGCAGAACCTCTTAGCGCTTTCCCCGTCGTTTCTTTCACAAAAATCATTGTCAAAATACCAATTAAACAAGCAGCCATAATATAATAAGCTGGAACCATTGGGTTATTTGTCACTTTTATAAGCCACGCCATAACCAATGGCGTTGTTCCACCAAATAAGGAAACCGAAATATTAAAAGTAATGGCAAGGGCGACATATCTTACTTCTGTAAAAAATAAGGAAGGCAGCATAGACGGCATGGTTGCTTCGAATGTAGCTAAAAGAATAGCTAATATCATTAGTCCAAAAAACACGGTCGTATAACTTCCACTTCCGATCATCTTGAATGCTGGGATGGACAGAATAACTATACCTATTAATCCACTTAAAATAATGCGTTTATTCCCCACTCGGTCACTGATATAGCCCATAAATAAAACGATCGGAATCATGATAAACATAATAATCAAAATGAACAAAAGACCAACTGTTTCTCCATAACCTAACACAACATTTAAATAAGACGGCATATATGATAGCAACATGTAGTCGACAACATTAAAAAATAAAACTAAAACTACACCTTTAAGCAGTTGCGGCCAATGATATACAAAAACTTTTTTTATTAAGCCTTTTTCTTTTTCTTTGTCTTTCCCTTCATTCATTGCTTCAAAGACAGGGGATTCCTCTAAATTATTTCTCAAATAAAGACCTATCAGTCCCATCGGAGCAGCAATAAAAAACGGGATACGCCATCCCCAATCAAGCATCTTATCTGGTCCAAGTATATAACTCAGAATCGTCACAATAGCGGATCCACCGATGTATCCAACTAATGTTCCCACTTCTAAACCGCTTGAAAAGAAGCCTCTTTTTTTATCGGGAGAGGATTCAGCGATAAAAGTCATGGCACCCGAATATTCACCGCCCGCGGAAAATCCCTGAACCAGTCTGGCTAAAAGCAAAAGAATTGGAGCCAAATTTCCAATCTTTGCATAGCTCGGAATCAAACCCATACATAGAGTAGAAAAAGACATTAACACTAAAGTGATCGTTAATATCTTTTTTCTTCCTAACTTATCACCCAACATACCAAAAAACATTCCGCCAATAGGACGAACGAGAAATGCTACAGCAAAAGTAGCAAATGAAAATACTAATTGTAACGAACCAGCTGTGCCCGAAAAAAACACCTTTCCTATCGTTACAGCTAAATAAGAGTAAATTCCAAAATCAAACCACTCCATCGCATTTCCAAGGGCAGTAGCCACCACCGCTTTTTTTGCCGCTTTTGTATCAACAACCGTAATATCATCCTTTTTTAGTCTTCTTTTAGGATTTTTTTTAACCCCCGGAATTTTGCTCAATTGCTTCACCTATATTCTTATAAAAATTATAATTTATTGTTATTTTGAACTGACTTCATTATTTCTATTCCTTCGAAAACTAGACAGCTGTCTCACCTTTACATTCCAGTGAAATGTAAGGCGCCATGCTACAACAACAACGTTTCCAAAAGAAAAAAAACAGTAAGAGTTCATTAATAATGACTCCAACTGCTAGGTTTAATTTTTCTCCATTTTCGGTATTAAAGTAAATGGTTGTAATTCCTTAACTCCGATTGATAATAAGTTCACTGTGTTCTTATTGATTGTTTCCGCTTAATATTGATAAATGTAACTTTCAAAATGAGTTTCACATGATAAATTTTATCCTTTGCCAATGAAAAAGCCGAAGATACATTTACTCTTCAGCCCACACCCATTTATATAAATTTTATTTTCAAATTCACTGTTCAATAAAGGTGACATGAAAGTCTTTTCCTAATTCTTCTTTTACTCTTTCTGCTAATAAACCGCCTATTTTATTATGCTCCTCCATTGATACTTGTTTATAGGCGAGAACCCAATTAATTAATTCCTTTTTTAATTCGTCTGATATTGAAAAATCATCAATGTCTAGGTTATAACCACATTCACTACACTATAATGGGTCAGCACTAAAATCAGCTTCCATTTTTAATGAGGAGTGTTTACAGTTTCCTTTTTTTTCTTTATTTTGCAGCCATTTAAAAATATTCATCTCGATCATCCTTTTTTACTACTTCCGCTTTGTCACATTGAAAACAACTATTCATTTTTAGTTTTTCTACGAAAGTGAGGAGTCATCCCATCCAAAAGGGAAGAACTAGAATAGGCAACAACCGTTTAGGTTAGTTGCCTTCTTCTCATAAGTAGAAACCGGTTTTTACAATTTGTGGATAGTAAGATCATAATCTTACTTTACTTTCACTTTGATTGTTTTTGCATTTTTTGCTTTATCTTTTGCAATTATCGTTAATGTTGTTCCTTTTTTCTGTTGTTTAATTTTTATTTTATATACACCTTTTTTATTTGCTTTTGCCTTGCCCAATAATTTTTTTCCCTTTTTCACTTCAACTGAAGCTGAGGCCTCCGTTTTTCCGGTAATTGTTTTCGTTTTTGATGTTATCTTATTCACCTTTAATGTTTTCGGAGGGGTTTTATCACTTACTGTAAGTGTAACCACTTCACTTTTATAACCAGAATATACTTGATATGCAGTTACTTTCGTTCCCGCCTTTAAAGGTTTTATCTTGACGGAAAATTTACTATCACAAACAAGTGTACCGTTATTTAATGGTTTCTTATTTGCAAATAGGTATACCTTTGAATTTGTAACGGCACTTCCGGTTATTTTAGTATCTCGGTCACTTATAGATTTTACTTTCGGTGCATAAACCTCTGGACGAAAAGAAGTACTTAATATATAAGGTACATTTATTGAGTTTTCCGAATTAAATGCAGTAATATAGTAAATTCCACTAGTAACATTGTACTCGGATATTGTTCCACTATCTTCATACTGCATTGCGGCCTTCTCTTGAAGATTTCCATTCTCATCGTGTAAAATGGCTGAAGCGAGAGTGTAATTGCTCTTACCAGCCGTTGTCTTAACTTTAAGAAGACCATCAGATTTGATCACAACTTTATAAACATCAACATCAGTATAACTGCTGTCATATGTTCCTACTACATATGTTTTTAGGGGTAGATCATTTGCGGTTTCAAACGTATTATTAGGTTCTTTTTCAAAGAGATAATCTCCTAAAAGTTTGTGTTCTCCATCATTTGAAACAGTATTTCCAGCTAATTTTTTCAATAAATCCCCTTTTGATCCATTTATTACATTGTAATTAAGTGCTTCTTTACCTGTGTCGCTTTTTATCGTTTGATTGGTCGATTCAGCATTGACGTTCACTTTGAAAAAAAGTGTAGAGCAAAGCGCAAATACTACTAATAAGCTTATAATCCTCTTTTTCAAAAGATTCCCCTCCAAATATTTTTTTATATTGACTCCTGATTGGGTCTTCTTAGTTGTCGTCAATAATTATTTTACCACATTTCTCCTTTCTAAATTTTGCAAAGTTCAATTAAATCTTATTTTAATTCTTTAGTATTGCCTTTCACTACTGAAAACTGAAGACTTTTCTGCTTAATGAAATTTTAGAAAAACGCATTTTTTTCTCAGAAATTGCGTGTATGTTGATGTCTTTTTGAGCAAAAAAAAAGATCATCAAAATAAGTGGATATTTTCCGGTTATACAGCAGAATAGAGCTTGTTTTGTGGGAAATAAGCGGATGTTTTCCGATTACGCAAAGCAAAA encodes:
- a CDS encoding MMPL family transporter encodes the protein MSKIIKGRWAIIAIWLIATILLTIIQPDINAILRQKGQEGTSANSPSVIADNILKKMDTTKGTNNLIVFYDKNKISNDEMKKIGDAVKSLNDSRQELGITDMIDPFSMPDAKSTLVSKDGTTLMVSYKLDKKDREIDDIQKQFNSKLKDVPVEYYLSGEDFINNDYLKASQAGVEKSAALTVIFILVVLIIAFRSVVTPLISLVAVAFSYLVSMGIAAQLIDKANFPITSLTQMLLVLILFGVGTDYNILLFNRFKEELSHGHSVDDSIINTYKTAGKTIAYSILTVFIAFLALVFSESPIYKSGVVVVIGVTILLLEILTLTPFIMKVLGNKLFWPSKNVGGHKENKFWGKTSSLATKHPIIITIIILLIIGPMVYFHQEKLNFDTVGELGNKYPSSKAINLISDHFGKGQSMPATVVIENDKALDNNESLAVIDNVTERLKGLKGVKQVSSVTQPQGEIIDDFYVDRQMESVTDGVSQTQDGVDQIHDGLKEAQEKLGSADFSKVNQMVDGTAKLQDGVSALTKGLKQIQAGIDDGSSNPQTIAGGLATIESNLSKMSSGVDVLAENYRKMQAGYKEMGTHYQEAAQALLGVKGALSQMQSMVTALGKSYPNVQSDANYQGLKQTIDQLSSSLSPITPKSIKALNDNYNTVTAGFATANKNLASMSSGLSQMSDGLKKLKDGLGKASSGIGTIATNMNTVNDGLGQMKTGQQQLVDGLNGFNVFGENLTDVNDGLKEISNGLGQTNGYLTQLNSNKTFFIPKEALTNKDFKKSLDAFMTKDRKITKMIVILNDDPYSTEALNTIEKINTTVSDGLKGTLLSGAKSGTSGSSATTKDMNDVLSRDLNKTTIIVIIGVLIVLFVVIRSFWTPVFITASLVGAYYAAMFITNYIFIDLQGYEGLSSFVPFFSFIIIVALGVDYSIFLMMRFKEYPHMTTKEAIVLASKQIGGVIISAVIILGGTFATLMPSGMVLLSELAIAVITGLIVLCFILLPIFVPALMVLPDALAHSVSRKKGENLRLEKNNVRSNIN
- a CDS encoding Ig-like domain-containing protein, whose amino-acid sequence is MKKRIISLLVVFALCSTLFFKVNVNAESTNQTIKSDTGKEALNYNVINGSKGDLLKKLAGNTVSNDGEHKLLGDYLFEKEPNNTFETANDLPLKTYVVGTYDSSYTDVDVYKVVIKSDGLLKVKTTAGKSNYTLASAILHDENGNLQEKAAMQYEDSGTISEYNVTSGIYYITAFNSENSINVPYILSTSFRPEVYAPKVKSISDRDTKITGSAVTNSKVYLFANKKPLNNGTLVCDSKFSVKIKPLKAGTKVTAYQVYSGYKSEVVTLTVSDKTPPKTLKVNKITSKTKTITGKTEASASVEVKKGKKLLGKAKANKKGVYKIKIKQQKKGTTLTIIAKDKAKNAKTIKVKVK
- the proP gene encoding glycine betaine/L-proline transporter ProP, with the translated sequence MSKIPGVKKNPKRRLKKDDITVVDTKAAKKAVVATALGNAMEWFDFGIYSYLAVTIGKVFFSGTAGSLQLVFSFATFAVAFLVRPIGGMFFGMLGDKLGRKKILTITLVLMSFSTLCMGLIPSYAKIGNLAPILLLLARLVQGFSAGGEYSGAMTFIAESSPDKKRGFFSSGLEVGTLVGYIGGSAIVTILSYILGPDKMLDWGWRIPFFIAAPMGLIGLYLRNNLEESPVFEAMNEGKDKEKEKGLIKKVFVYHWPQLLKGVVLVLFFNVVDYMLLSYMPSYLNVVLGYGETVGLLFILIIMFIMIPIVLFMGYISDRVGNKRIILSGLIGIVILSIPAFKMIGSGSYTTVFFGLMILAILLATFEATMPSMLPSLFFTEVRYVALAITFNISVSLFGGTTPLVMAWLIKVTNNPMVPAYYIMAACLIGILTMIFVKETTGKALRGSAPAVEEKHEIADILENPQEAIWWKEEKVTIDEKIADSDNEK
- a CDS encoding MarR family winged helix-turn-helix transcriptional regulator is translated as MDKADFIRESIDFLHRYLMKSLQKTAEEHGVTIPQVRVIGDVFAHNTVSIKQLSQNLKMTQSTVSDIVERLTSKGFLVKTPNAKDKRLVDISLSPELAEGINGSISEIANMSLIGALSLLSPDEQEIVEKGMGLLVSAVKEKMKADGMDNYDFFDVLFLEKPNMGDTI
- a CDS encoding YbjQ family protein; translation: MIIVTTEKIANHKVTEVKGPVFGLTVRARGIGKDIVASLKGLVGGEINQYTEMLEDARKQAIDRMVENARAMGANAIIMMRFDSGEIGQNMSEIVAYGTAVIVEEE
- a CDS encoding dihydroorotate dehydrogenase, whose protein sequence is MAPSKKLEKHVFGVQFPSSVGLSGKIDPKLSGLKAFQNLGFGFMEIGPVSILGSSEKEALQIDQKKEQISGYSERIPLSKVKEKLASLKKKKVPFFIRVEGTLQESKQICEELDPFSDGFIINSHTFHSVNEYIFLREQINKPILLAYSAESFTDSNNLENYHPDGILLEESHSLDRLQHALIAIKKVHKDIPIITSGGVREPADAIRLLDSGASLILLGFEYVFTGPGLPKRINEACDNRFPKEPVKVEGWIWYWLFGLAITVAGFIALFFSMTRIILPYDESFLDIFRNDILRFNPAILYFMAHDRMTLSGTMISGGFIYMQLARHGIRYGVHWARKAVNIAGLVGFLGIFLFIGYGYFDWLHGLFWLILLPLFIIGYVKSRNATEASSSTNLFNHQYWKLSLIGQLSFVLLGASLALGGVVISFIGASSVFVPTDLTYLCLSPEALNEFNDRLIPVIAHDRAGFGSALLSVGLLVMMLALWGIREGERWVWWSFTIGAIPAFSAGIVTHFIIAYTDFVHLLPAYFAVFLYLVGVVCTAPFLLKRN